The Mucilaginibacter gracilis genomic interval ATGCAACCCGGTAATGGGCTACAGGAATAGATGGTAAATATTTTATACATTTACTTGTTGTTTTGAATTTTTTATTTGGTTACACACTAAAAACGATTCGGCGACATTTGATCAGGGACATGTCGAGTGTTCCTGATCTCTTTTTGAAGCAGTCCGCGTTTGCTGATCCATTCAGGATGTATTGACGAAGCTGTACATGTTTTTAAGTTTTAAGGGTTAATCTTTAATTATTAGTAATTTAACAAAGGGGTTAAAGGTTATTTAGCAGTCACTCTAATAGTCCGGCCTTCGATCTCAAACTTCAGATCACCAACTTTTTCCAGTTTGCTACATAATTGCGATACATTGGCATAACGCGTAGTAACGCCGGCGTAAGTCTCAGTTTTGTAGTTTTCCTGTTCATATTCGATCTTTACGTCGTACCAGCGGGCTACCCGCCGCATCAGACTTTCGAGCGGTTCGTCGTCGAAACGAAATTGCCCGTTCCTCCAGGCTGTGACCTGCTCAACATCATCTTTAATGACTATTGCATTGCCAGCAGATACCCTAACAGATTGACCAGGCTTTATAACCAGTCCGGCTGTACGAACGCTACCTTCAACCAGCGTCGTCTGGATGACCGGTTCATCATCATAAGCATTGATATTAAAAGTAGTGCCAATGTCTTCTATCACCTGGTCTTTTACCTGAACCCTGAACGGTTGCGCGGCATTGTGTTTTACTTCAAAATAAGCCTCACCAGTCACCCTTACTCTTCTTTCAACACCGTTAAACGCTGTAGGAAAAGTAATGCTTGACGCTGCATCCAACCACACCTTAGTACCGTCTGCCAAAACCAGCGGATAGGGCGATTGCTCGCCCCTGGCGGTAGTGAGTATATTATAACTGATCTTTTCATTTTTGTTGTTGCTGTGATAAGCGATGTCCTGATTATTTGCGGTTATGATAGTTTGTCCCTGCTGTGCTAAAGTGCCCTTTAGTCCTTTGGTCAAAATGATTTTTTGTCCGTTCGCAAGTGTTAAGGTAGCGCGGTTGTGACCCGGGGAAACATCATGCTGGATAACGGCTAGTGATTTTGCGGCAGGTTTTTTATGACTCGCAAAATAGACACCCGAAGCAAAGAACAACACAGCGGCTGCAACTCGCGGCAGATATTTCCAAACCGGTTTTAATCGCCTCACCTTTTGCCTTTCTTCAATCTGCCTTAATAAGTCAAGATAGAGGCCGTCCAGCAATATTTCGCGTCCGCCGACCTCCTTTGCCCAAGCCTCTAAGTCTGCGCCCTTTATGTGCAACTGATGATACCACCTATCCAGCTCCTCAAATTCGGAGTTGGTTATATCGTTGTCTAAGTAACGATCCAGCAGATATTGCAACCTTTCTTTCTTCATTAATTTATTGTCGTTTATAGGTTAAGACACCGCTCAACGTGGCTAACCGTTACTACTTGCCAAAAAAATATTTTAAATAAAATCAATTGAGTACATAAAGCTTTTATTAGCTTAGTGTTATCAAAGAGCACATTAATGATACGGAGCAAGATGAAAGTCTCATCGGTCGCTGGCAAAACGGTGATGACAGCGCTTTCGGGGCGTTGTATAAACGCCATGCTTATGCGCTGCTAGGAATAGCCTCATATAAGACTGGGGACCGGGAGAAAGCTAAAGAACTTGTGCAGGAAACTTTTATCAGTTTATGTGACCATCGTGACCAAATCAGCCCGGCCACACCGCTTCGGGCTTTTTTATATGCCACACTAAAACACAAGCTGCTTAACGAAGTTCGCCGCACATTGAACTATCAAAAGCACGAGAATTATTATGCCACACTACATCCGGTCCATGATGATACTACACAAGCGTTATTAGCTAGCCGGGAGTTAGAACAATTGATGGAAGAACAAATTGGTAAACTGCCGCCTCAATGCCAGCGGGTGTTCAGATTGAGCAGGCAATCTCACCTGACCAATAAGGAAATCGCCGCTCAACTTGACATTTCAGAAAATACCGTGGAACAACATATGCGTAAAGCTTTGCGGTTATTGCGCTCGTCCCTGGGGCAGTTCATAGAACTTGGTGCGATTATCTATTTGCTTCATCGTCCATGAAGTTAATTAATAATATAATCTGCACAGCTATTTAACTTAGCAAACTTCGGTATTGTATTTTACCAATCTGGGATTAATTACCGGACTTGTTGAAGTTTCTTACTGGCAAAAGTAGCGACATCCTGATATCGGTTGCCTCATGATCGTGGCGGATTGCATGATGCCCTTAGAGGAATTGTATTTGGATAATAATGTCATTCGATAATATATTTGCCTATGCCTGTTGAACAGAAAAAGCACCCTGATACACCAACCCTGTATACTAAAGCCCGGATAAAGCGTTTGGCGAAGGGAAAACATTGGGTCACGATATATAACGGCCAGCATATCGTAAAAGGCTATGCCAAAAAATTCAGCGTTGATCTTTTGACCGCTTTGAAAGAGTTGCGGATGCTTGGTATAACGATCAGTGAACAATATGAGCAGTCACTTATACAAACGTTGAACGGTTTGGCAGAAAAAAGGAAACAGGAAAAATTGCGAAAAGAAATAGAAATGCAGTCCTCGTTTGAGTCGGATGATGAATTTGCGTTTATCATGGGTTATACCAGCGGCGGGGCAGCTTACGGTATAAAATGGGAAGACTGGCCGGTTGATAACCTATCAGGAGAACCAGGCAATGAAAACCATATAATATCTTGAAAAACACGAAAAGGTGTTAACCCATTCTCTTTAGTAGCGCAATTTTCTCCTGCTCACTGGCCAGTAAACGCTCGTATAGTATTTTGTTCTCTTCGTAGAGTTCTATTAATCTTTTCATCGGGTCGAAGTGTCTTGGCTCGCCATGCG includes:
- a CDS encoding FecR family protein produces the protein MKKERLQYLLDRYLDNDITNSEFEELDRWYHQLHIKGADLEAWAKEVGGREILLDGLYLDLLRQIEERQKVRRLKPVWKYLPRVAAAVLFFASGVYFASHKKPAAKSLAVIQHDVSPGHNRATLTLANGQKIILTKGLKGTLAQQGQTIITANNQDIAYHSNNKNEKISYNILTTARGEQSPYPLVLADGTKVWLDAASSITFPTAFNGVERRVRVTGEAYFEVKHNAAQPFRVQVKDQVIEDIGTTFNINAYDDEPVIQTTLVEGSVRTAGLVIKPGQSVRVSAGNAIVIKDDVEQVTAWRNGQFRFDDEPLESLMRRVARWYDVKIEYEQENYKTETYAGVTTRYANVSQLCSKLEKVGDLKFEIEGRTIRVTAK
- a CDS encoding RNA polymerase sigma-70 factor yields the protein MGRWQNGDDSAFGALYKRHAYALLGIASYKTGDREKAKELVQETFISLCDHRDQISPATPLRAFLYATLKHKLLNEVRRTLNYQKHENYYATLHPVHDDTTQALLASRELEQLMEEQIGKLPPQCQRVFRLSRQSHLTNKEIAAQLDISENTVEQHMRKALRLLRSSLGQFIELGAIIYLLHRP